The Ziziphus jujuba cultivar Dongzao chromosome 5, ASM3175591v1 genome segment aaccaCGCATgttattcataaataaaataaaatatagtaaaaccgTTTCATCACAGAGTTATATGGattgtatatttaatttcattaaatttatctaTCCACATGCATAATTGAACTTGATTGGTAAAAAAGTAATAGTTCTTAGGACAATAAAAGGATTTCATAATATGGAGACAAAGTGCAAAAGGTGGATACTTGGAGGGTAAAATGTAGTtatctcaaaaattaaaattaaaaattagaaaaattgaGGGGATAAAGTAGCAACCGGATAGCATTTACTacattggaagaaaaaaaaattagactcAACAATCTAGATAAATTTAGAAAACGTGAGGTTTTACATGGACCTCTGAAAATTTGGAAGCATGAATATTTAAGGAAAATAGATGATATTTATCaacttcaattaaaaaatatatatttttatagatatatCATATTTAACATATATCATATACAAATATCGATAATGTTTGTCATTTtcaataacaaattttttttccatataaatagatattatttttaacatttgcTAAACATGATtttaccattttcatttttgtaaaatatttttaactatagTAACATGTCTTGTTGAACGTAGTTTGTATTATGTTATTATGTCGTATTCGTGGCAAATTTTTTTAACCCAAACATGGCCTATTAAGTTTTCGTATTGAGATATGTACAACCgaatctatttattaaattttcatataacttATCACCCAGCTCGTTAACTCGTTAAACATATATACCAAATTTTGATTAGGTACCAAAATGATATAATGAATTTTTtgtattcaaaaaaacaaaaaaaagaaaagaaaagaaaagaaatatcaaaTGGATATATTTGTTGATAAGCTaaacatctaaaaaaaaaaaaaaaaaccatccgCATACTAAAATTCCACAtgcattaataattataaattcaaaatattacaaattaaattcatattaaaaacaTGCATTGTTAATTTACAATATTCAAAATTACAAGCCAAACCAATATTCAAAGTCCAACATAACTATTAGAGAATAATAAATCTAGAACAACACAcaactatttaaattttcatataaaattagtttgaggatgaaattagtatgtcatataaaattataaaaatgccCCATATTAACTGCTCTAATGGGTTCCACCTATTATCACCatattttttatggattttattgGGTAACATTAATATAGATATAATACAATACCATTGatccaaattcataaattttcatGCAGACTCATACTACATTAATGGATCATATGGCATTTTGCTAGACCTATGGTGCTAAACAtgttttaagaatttaaaatacgaaattaaatttactatctttatttacaaaattgatttataaaaatggtTTTAGAACACATTACATAACAGATCCTTAGAATTCTAAAAATTTGGAATTCTAGCAATGTCATTTTAGGATACATTTAGTAAGCAAAATGAATGcaagaatataataattttttctatatttgctacatcttcaaataaaaaaaataacttttccagaaaaataaataatccctCGTTTAAAGGAATAgctattactttttaaaatccaaaattattattttcatattcttatttggataaactttaaatatatatttatcatatttgtaaaatatgtaaatttaaatgatttatcacatttaaaaaatacataaataaatataaaagttgattatatgttgattttaaccaaatttgatatttttaaaggCTAAACTTTGAATCTAACCATTTATcgttaccaaatatataaataaggattatttttccattttctttctttctttttttttctctcatgtTATTTTCACTTTAATAGGGATAAccattttgtaaaataaatatgtccttattttttacatttcttttttaaaatggtAATTAGTGGTTCCTTTGGAATAGATTTGGaatctttaatatatttattcgaACAAATATAATCCATTAAAAACAAGTAAAGTAAAGATATTACTTTAAAGTAGCAAATTAAAATATGCTTCTATGAGGTTTTTCTTGGAACAATCTAATTGACAATGGTTACAAGTTATATTTtcagattataaatttaaaatttgatgttgaaatcTTCTTTTCCCAACTTAAGATATATTGATATGTTAAATGTCCACTTACTAActatttttaactttatttttaaaaaagaaaagtaaacaacgaagaaaacattttttttttcattttataaacgATTGTTTCCTCTCATATTAcatatagaataaaaataagggCATTCATTTTGAGCCATCCATGCGACTTTTTTGCCCATCCATGCGACCTTTTTGCCATTCATGAGGATTATAGTTGTTGCACACGAAAATCTTTTGATGTGATTGAAGAATTCCCATCCATCTTTTAAAGTGGGTAGAAAAATACAACGCATGGACAGAAATTTTTGTCCCGATTCCGAACATCGTGTACTtaacattactaattaaattttgattttatgtccATTACAAAGTATTTTGTTCAACTAATCATAAATCCTTCCAAACTTTCAGCCTTGCGATTCCAACCCCATATCattgatatgattattttaattatgttaGCGATGAAATCAATCATTTTGTGCATGATAgtcaaaaaacaatttttggGGTAAAAAAGATTGCCACGGAACATGATTTTATGTTGTTCAAATTCAatggtttataattttttatttacgaCTAGATTACTcacatattttttgaataatgaaAGTGAGACGTAGgtgaataacatatatatatatatatatatgattttttttttttttgggtgacaaAACCTCATGAATTTCATTAAGAAATGAAATGAGTTCCAATATGGTCAAGCATAGGAGCCAATTATTGTGATCCATCCCCCGCCAAGCATTGACATTCCTCAAGAGTTCCACTTCAAATGGACTACTTGCGGGAAATGTAATAATGGCATTCAACCACCCACTCCACTTGGCAGCCATAAATATCCGCTGCTCAGTCACCATTCTAATGGAGCACTCAGGGAGAAAAGCTTCAATTTCCAAATCAAGCATTTTGATATAACCCTTCAATATTTTTAGGAcccaaaaatatgtatataaaaataaaaataagaacacATGCAGAAGAGTAATTTTAAAAGCACCAGATTTTGAATACATCGGAcatcttatattattttgtccCGCATTTAACGATGTGACCAAAAACATGTGACaatcaaatttgaaattgcACTTTAAACACAGCTGACCTAATACCAAAACACCTCGATCAACTAGAGCATAACTTATCAAAACTTTAACTCCATTCCGTAATAACCATAAAACATTCAAACCAAAATCACATTAGatctaaattaataataagagatacacaaaagaaaaagcattccatacacacaaaagaaaaagcattCCATACACCTAAATATACCAAAACTTGAATTATATAACAGGTCCAACTTGGCTGTATCCTACATATCTCCATAATTAAGACAATATACATCGATATGAAAAGAATGCTGCTTCCCTCTTTCAAGCTCATCTTATTGATCAGCAAAGAAACTACTGGTTGGATTTCGGCATGGTGGTTTCCCAATATGCAGTCATATCTATCATCATTAAAATATTGACGGCAGTTGAATCTTCACAAATCGGTAAAGAATTCATCGTAGTACAATATTATATAGACATACAACATAAGCTATCCAAAAGTTGCATTTTTAAGATAGTTACCACAAAACTACGTTCTAAATCATAAATTTGCCACGAAATATGGGAACAATACTAATGAACATTTTGGAATTACGTGTCAGCCTCTACACAGAAAGGTATTCCATTCAACTTATAGTATGAATTCATGAATTATTAccagaaaaaaagaatgaattcatgaataaaaagttagattttcataaaaatgttcatataacaaataaataaatagacaatGATTAATAAACGCCAAGCAATCTACAAGCAACAAGTGAAGCCATAAGCAACTGGATTCTATTGTTGAGAATACCTGGCTATGCAAGAGCTTAAAATAAACCCATCGATCATGGAAAAGAGCATCTAATTTTTTGGGACAATTAGTTTAATCTCACTTTAACTTACACAAAGCAAACTATAAACTACATTAATGGGTCGTCTTTGATGGCTTTAAGCTTCTTAATGGGAACACAAATTCCATGATAACAAATActgaatataaatattatacataAGAAACATGGATGGTGACTAAACCAAGTGCTTTTGTTTACCCCACTTGACACGTAACTTTCTAAATAATAAGAATTGCTACTAATGTAAACTATCAAAAAGGAACAAGATAGTCTTTATAATGTCCTTTTAAGGGTCATAAAGTCagtaatatgaaaattaaagaatttatcATACAATACGGCAAAAAAAGGTCAAATAGCAATTTATGCAATCAAGTATTTACATGAaagtttaataataattaacactTTCATTATCTGCGGAAGTACCTTTTATTTAGTTCACTAAACAATTATCTTCATGCTGCATTATCGCATGTTTCAATCCATTGCAAATGAATACATACCAATAATTTGGATGCTAAATATCAAAATTGCTTTAACTATGACAAAACCATAAGCATGAactataatttgaaaaatttatctGCACTTGCGAGTCCAACCAGTAATAATTATACAGTTGACCATATTTGGAGCCCTCAAATTCACGTCCAGTTCTAGAACTCTCAgacattcaaattaaaatttgatatcaaTGAGGGATAACTCACTAGGAAATTGACAGGGGTGCAAGAGAGAAAGAGTCTGCTTTTCTTCCTCCTCTTCCTTTCTCTTTCACTCTCATTTCTTCCTCCCATTGTGAGTCTCGCCAATTGCTGTTTTTAACTCCTTACATTTGTATcagattttaatttgaaaacctTCATTGAAAGTTTCTAAAGTCAATGGCTAATCATCAAATTGGGAATGAAAAATGGatccaaatatatagttaatacTCAACCCcaatttggtttgtttattaTACCTGAATTGGTATTTGAGACTAAAAGtctcataaaaaatatatgcacTTGATATGTCTTGTGGAAAATAACAAGTTTACAAGATAAAGCAGTAAGGATGCTTTAGGAATATCTAAAAGTCATAATTAATCTGCATGATTCAAGACGCAAAACAATTTGTATGGAAAATATCAATGAAACAAAGTAAATAGcacaaaaacagagaaaaagatgCAAAGCCAAGTTATCTAAGACAGTAAGAAAGTTAAACAGGCACATGGACAGAGACCAGAGAtgtgtacacacacacacacacacacacacatacatatgaagcaaccttcctttttaacttcGGTGGGCAACAAAACCAAAGCTTGATAACTTCAATATATCAAAGGAGAAGGACATGATTCACACGTACAGAGAAATTCAATTGCACTTTAATATCTGTTTCTGATAATCTTCGTAAAAGATAAATGACACTCAAGGAACAGCAAAACTACTATCATACTCTCTAACCTTAACCTTCTCAATCTTCAGCTGTAGAGCTGAAGTTTGCACAAAAATTAAGCGCATATTTTCCTTCTTGATGCTAGGAACAACTCTAaagaaacttttattttctagtATAAGTAGCTAAACAGATATTACCTGAATAAAAGAATCAAGTGGACTCAGCCTCGCTAATCACAAATGCTTGAATTAGACTTTGCGCAGCATGGGTTTGTTCGGGAGTTCCAGATATTATGATAACAGTTTCTGCTGCTCCGGGCTTAGGCTCAGTGATGGTAATTTTTGCATCTGAAATCTGAAAGGATGATGGCATGTAAGATTTGGTAAAACTATTGATCAACACTTGTAATAATTAGGACAATTGTTGTTAATCTCAGAAAAATAGATGCATGCCACGTTTACGCTtcccaaaaaactaaaaaatttaagCTTAAATGTCCAAAAAGGTGAATGAGGCTGTGGCattctcttttttcattttttttccctctttctctGGCAGATAGAAAGAACAACAGAGCAACaagcaaaaattaaaacctATGAGCTGCATCTAcatacagaaaaagaaaaaactgagTTTTGAAAATCTAGCTGAACTATATAATAGTGAACGCCAAAAAATGAGATTAAAAAGATTATTAACTTGACTAAGGACAGAAGATAACTGGGGAAGCACACAACTTCCAAATTCAATGAGACCCCAATTTCAATAGAGTTGTAACTTCCCTGTTTGTAGTCAGTAATTTATATATCTGTCTCACCTTATATAATGTCATAGTTTTTCAAATCTAAACCacaaattaacaaatcaaaGGATTTATACCTCACGAATTTGTTTTAAACATTCACCATCTTCTCCATATATTACAGGAACAATGGAACGAGGAACAACAACTTCAACAGTGGTGCTGGTAATAATAGCTGGTTGGTTTCCTCTATACAggcaaataaaacaataacatgTGAGATCCGAAACAGGAACAggacaataaatttaattaaaactgCACTCACCCTCCAAAGCCTGCAATCCTTCTTTGAGGGTTTCCACCATACTCTTGCAATCCCATTGGACCACCACCTTCAAGAAGCCCCTATGGACCAAAATAGAAGAAATGGTAGTAAATTAGCAACTAACTTATGTCACTAACAAGTTTGTAGATAAATTAATGGATACTTTGCTTTTCCTATAAGAGATTCCAAGGAATTTTACACTCGAATAGTCAAGAGATGATATCTCCAGGTGCATAGCATGTGCCGATGAACATCTCACTAATACACAGTAGTCATAAACTGTTTGGACATTTGAAGAAACAACTTGTAAACCAGAACTTAGCAAAAGGTACAAAGATAATGGCCATATACCTGAGGACCCCAAGGTTTCCTTTCAGAAAGATGTCTGGGACCACCAAATCTATGCATATTGTGCATAAAAGGGGCACGTTCATCACGGGGATGAAAACCACCATGTGGAGGCAGACCACCAACACCATCGAACTTATGAAATGGTGGACCATAATTTGGATACATTCCTGGAGGTGAGAGTTCCCTCCTTCCTAGATATGACGGGAATGGAGGTTGATCCAGAAAGGCAGGATTCGGAGGGTAATTAATAGAAGGAAACATATCACGGAAAAAATGATGCCTCAACCTACTGGTGATCTGCAACAGAGCATCTTGAACAGCTTCGAATTCTCCATTTATCTGAGGAAGAAAAAAGTCATTTACCAAAAAGCACAGCGAGCAGATGCAAATATACACATGCCAACTAACTCATTCACGGTAAAGAGCAAGCATAACATATAAATTATACAGAACCAGAAACAAATTGCataacatataaattatatggaaccagaaacaaagttaaaattttgaataaattgttgCCCAAATTATATGCTCAGCATGTTAAAAAAGAAAGTCAGTCATGCATAGATGATACATACCAGAACTACTTCTTCATCTTCTGAAGCACATTTTGGAATTTGATCCTTTCCCAATATACGGATATGTGCCCGAGATAACTTCCTCATCTCAGCTATGATGGAACCTCCCTTGCCAAGGAGACAACCAATCTGATTGGATGAAACCAGAAGCCTTGCCATCACAGTCTGATCTTTGTTATCAGGTAGAGCCCTCATTATTCTATTCTGCACGCGAAGAACAGCATCTTGTACAGCTGATATCCTTTCATCTGGGTGCTGCAAGAATTTATTTCAAAGTCAGCACTATAAAGAGGACTTTCCCGGTACCATAACTGAGATAAAGAAGTGAAATGTATGCATCCATTATTTTTCAGTAAACAACTCTTCTTATCTGAGAAAAATCAAGGAGTCAAACCATACCGCAGGACCAGAAACAATAATAACACGGTCCTCTGAATCAGGCACACCTTCCGTAACTTTAATCTCACATCCTGTGTCCATCTGAAGTGTCTTTATTATTTGACCTCCCTTTCCAATTACCCCTCCCACTCTTTCATCATGGCACAACAAACGAAAGGTGAGAATATCTTGAGAAGGCTTCATTCGACCAGGGAAACCACCATCATGAAATTTAGGGATGAGCGGGGGACCAGCAGAATGATAATCAGCAACATCATGGGGCCCATCAGCATATGGTGCTCCTTGAGAAATAAAGGAACGGTTGGGTGGTGGGCCTTCTAGCCGACCATATGATTGATTCGATGATCCTGTAGGAATGGTAGAAGAATCTTGATCACGAGGGGAATTCTCCAAAAGCTGCTGAGAAACAGATTGAAGAGCTTTCCTAACTGCATCAACTTCCCCTGTAATCTGTAGAAAATTTACGAAATATTTAATCCTTACATAACTATATGCTTTACAATTGAAAGCAAAACATGCAACAAAAGAACCTTGAAAACATGCCACTTGTTACAATGATCCATGACAGCATCCAGAACCATTATGCAAGAACTAGGCACCAGAAAACCAAAGAACTTGTGGTTGCCAAAACCAACACTATGTAACAGAGATGGCATGTTCAATACAAGATATAGCTGCTAACCCCGTTATCAAAAGTAGCCacattgaaaaagaaataagaatacTGAAGAGAAACTAGCACAGAAAGAGAGGCATATCATGCATGGAAAAGACCAGAAACACTAAGGTCAAAGAGAATTTAGTAAAACAGCGCACTCGCCAATCATGTGATAAGTCTGCCAGCCCTAACAATGGTCCTAAGGAAGACATGTAAAACAGCTTGTTgtgccaaaataaaaaagaacatataATGAAAGAGGACTTTAGGCACTATCACTGGTTAGGTGTACATGTGTACTCTGAAGCATGAGAgacagaaagagaaagagaaactgCAAATTTTTCTTCCTCCATTTCTTTGTTaaagaattcaaaatttatataaatgcaaattattttttgataggaTCAATGGATTCCTTGCAAgtttttaaataagttaataaaattGCTGATTTTTTTagttctattttaattttgcttgctggagttaattttaaaagcaGGGTTATAGTATTGCTTAAGCTACAGAGCGATAAAATACAAATAGCATGTGCAATCAACATGCAACAATCCAACTAATGTTCTTTTCTCCATTGGAAAACACTATCACTGTACTAACCAGGGGAAAAAGGAAATAAGGAAGGAAAATTTGTATGAAAGGTCTATGCTAGACTACCAGAACAAATTTTCATCACTTACGCATTATAACAGCTCCATCAACCTCAGGAAAAGGCCcaattgcaacaatataatataaagttTAGTCAACATTTTACTAAACCAACTAAATACAATTCACACCAATCACCAAGTATGTTTACAAAAACATAATAACTGGTCAGCAATGCCCAGGTGAACTTAACAGTTAACACAAAATGTAATCCAAAGACCATAATTACCTGAACTAATTCATCAGAAGCTGATGCACATGGAGGGAGTTTGTCCCTGGGAAGAATTCGAATTTGTGCCCCGCTTTCAGATGACATCTGTTTGATCACACTGCCACCCTTTCCCAAAAGGCATCCCACTTGAGTTGAAAGCACCAGCAACCTCAAAATACAACTTAAAGACTTGTTACCTTCTTCATCACCTCCATCTGTATCTGGTTCTCCTTCAACCATTCTGTCAAAAGTAAGCAGCAAAGCCTTCTGTGCTGGTGGAGCTTCATATTCTGATTTTAAATGTTCCACAGGTAAAGATCCCATATCTTCACTGTTCCTTTGTTCCTTTGGCTCGTCATGCTTTTCATCCACATTTGCCTCTTCACTACCATCCTTACTCTGCTCAGCATTGATATCATTCCCTCTTTCAGAACTTGTTATGACAATAACTCTCTCTTCACAACCAGAGACAATTTCCTCCACTTTGACTTTTGCACCAGTTTCTTGCCGAATTTCTGATATGATAGAGCCAGCTTTTCCAATGACACTACCAATTTTGGAAGCGGGGCATAGCACACGAAAAACAGCACCATTAGGTGAGAGTTTCAAAGGTTGATTGTGTGAATATGAGCCTGTTGACTTTTGCCACTTCCCTTTCCCGTTTGGCTCTGTCAGAGTTCGTTCATGTGGCCTCTTGGAAGGCGTCAATGAAGCAGACATGTCCAAAAATGAGGAAATCTGTTTTATTGCATcttgcaaaaaaaagaaaaataaataagaaaacatAGAATGCCAACGTGGAAAACAAACACGATCAGCCAGCCCAAGTATTAAGAAAAATCATTACGTAAACATAACTTATATGATTCAGCTGCTTTTGAATGTTATATATCACATTATCACTAGTGTTCTTAGGTCATGTTTGGTGCACCATTGTAGCACACTACTCAGGATTGTACTAATTCAGTAGAATAAACAAATGCATTAGTATGTTCAACACTACATAACTTCAACCAAACAAAAACTTCGGTTATGGCCCGATTAGATATAAACAAGTCAGGATAGACTAATTTGACTAAATAATTATTTACACACATGATAGTGGAAGCCAGGTTATCGACAATTCTACAATAGGTGGCCGCTGGAAAACCTGACTTAGAGAATCACTTCCAGTTTTTGAAGTTTCCCTCAGAGAAACACCTATTTATGCATAACCCGCATTTGCTTGGTCTCGAGACCAGCTTCTTCATCTATAACAGAATTTTTCTTATGCTTAAACAAAATGGCTATAGGAAAGGCCAAGTAATCTAAAATTCGAGGCCAAACAAGACtaactaaaacaaaaaccataaaaCGAAGAAACAAAAGACCATGAAACACCAAATCTTTTTGACTTTCATAATTAGTGACTCCCAAAATACACCATAAACCCGAGCTGCGTCTTGCCTCTATTATAAATATTCGACTTCGGTGAGCTCGAAatttcacttcttttttttttttttgttgttgttgttgtatatATCAGGGTAAGTTAGAATGTTATTTTGGAAAaccgatttaaaaaaaaaaaaaaaaaaaagcagtaaTGGAAACCTACACTATATATAACTGCAGAAAATTCATaccaataaatgaaa includes the following:
- the LOC107422789 gene encoding KH domain-containing protein HEN4 codes for the protein MSASLTPSKRPHERTLTEPNGKGKWQKSTGSYSHNQPLKLSPNGAVFRVLCPASKIGSVIGKAGSIISEIRQETGAKVKVEEIVSGCEERVIVITSSERGNDINAEQSKDGSEEANVDEKHDEPKEQRNSEDMGSLPVEHLKSEYEAPPAQKALLLTFDRMVEGEPDTDGGDEEGNKSLSCILRLLVLSTQVGCLLGKGGSVIKQMSSESGAQIRILPRDKLPPCASASDELVQITGEVDAVRKALQSVSQQLLENSPRDQDSSTIPTGSSNQSYGRLEGPPPNRSFISQGAPYADGPHDVADYHSAGPPLIPKFHDGGFPGRMKPSQDILTFRLLCHDERVGGVIGKGGQIIKTLQMDTGCEIKVTEGVPDSEDRVIIVSGPAHPDERISAVQDAVLRVQNRIMRALPDNKDQTVMARLLVSSNQIGCLLGKGGSIIAEMRKLSRAHIRILGKDQIPKCASEDEEVVLINGEFEAVQDALLQITSRLRHHFFRDMFPSINYPPNPAFLDQPPFPSYLGRRELSPPGMYPNYGPPFHKFDGVGGLPPHGGFHPRDERAPFMHNMHRFGGPRHLSERKPWGPQGLLEGGGPMGLQEYGGNPQRRIAGFGGGNQPAIITSTTVEVVVPRSIVPVIYGEDGECLKQIREISDAKITITEPKPGAAETVIIISGTPEQTHAAQSLIQAFVISEAEST